A single window of Ovis aries strain OAR_USU_Benz2616 breed Rambouillet chromosome 24, ARS-UI_Ramb_v3.0, whole genome shotgun sequence DNA harbors:
- the LOC101104468 gene encoding olfactory receptor 2AE1 — MVVFLIAVSGNTLTLLLICADPRLHTPMYLLLSQLSLVDLMHVSTTMPKMATNYLSGQKSISFVGCATQHFLYLTLGGAECLLLAFMSYDRYVAICHPLRYTVLMNGKVMLMMAAMSWLGASLNSLIYTASLMRFPFCGPRQIHHFYCEFPAVVKLVCGDIAVYEATVYISTLLLLLLPILLISASYVFILHRVIRMRAAGSKRNAFATCSSHLTVVSLWFGACIFSYMRPRAQRTPLQDKVGSVFYSIITPTLNPLIYTLRNKDVAKALRRVLGRDRITKRSRVRLS; from the coding sequence ATGGTGGTCTTCCTCATTGCTGTGAGCGGCAACACCCTCACCCTGCTCCTCATCTGCGCGGACCCCCGGCTTCACACCCCCATGTACCTCCTCCTCAGCCAGCTCTCCCTCGTGGATCTGATGCACGTCTCTACCACCATGCCCAAGATGGCGACCAACTACCTATCTGGCCAGAAGTCCATCTCCTTTGTGGGCTGTGCGACCCAGCACTTCCTCTATCTGACTCTGGGAGGTGCGGAGTGTCTTCTCCTAGCTTTCATGTCCTATGACCGCTATGTTGCCATCTGTCATCCACTGCGCTACACTGTTCTCATGAACGGAAAGGTGATGCTAATGATGGCCGCCATGTCTTGGCTGGGAGCATCCCTGAACTCCCTAATTTACACGGCAAGCTTGATGCGTTTCCCTTTCTGTGGGCCTCGACAAATCCACCACTTCTACTGTGAGTTTCCAGCTGTTGTGAAGTTGGTGTGTGGAGACATCGCTGTGTATGAGGCCACAGTGTACATCagcaccctcctcctcctccttctccccatcctctTGATTTCTGCATCCTATGTCTTCATCCTCCACAGGGTCATTCGGATGCGTGCAGCTGGGAGTAAGAGAAATGCCTTTGCCACTTGCAGCTCTCACCTCACTGTGGTTTCCCTATGGTTTGGcgcttgcatcttctcatatatGAGGCCCAGGGCCCAGCGCACTCCACTGCAAGACAAAGTGGGTTCTGTGTTCTACAGCATCATCACTCCCACATTGAATCCATTGATTTATACTCTCCGGAATAAAGATGTAGCTAAGGCTCTGAGGAGGGTGCTGGGGAGAGACCGTATCACTAAAAGATCGCGAGTGCGGTTGTCCTGA